One Carassius auratus strain Wakin chromosome 3, ASM336829v1, whole genome shotgun sequence genomic region harbors:
- the LOC113042229 gene encoding retinol dehydrogenase 8 isoform X1 — protein MKVMGTRKVLVTGCSSGIGLAVAVRLAKDELKRFKVVATMRDLDRREALEKAAGESLNRSLEIRQLDATCEDSIRECVDSLSDRRVDVLVNNAGVGMIGPLECQSVSDMQDLFNTNFFGLVRLVKELLPDMKQRQSGHIVVMSSVMGIQGLLFNDVYAASKFAVEGFCESLAVQAMKFNVKMTLVEPGPVVTEFEKKVYEEAEKMDLSETDEETARIFRQIYLPYSRKIFNSIGQTPEDVAEQTLQLIGSKNPPFRHQTNRLYMPLTAMKHADPTGQLPIDAFYKMIFQHDRMFNATLSILRILHRRMGQGTA, from the exons ATGAAAGTTATGGGGACGCGCAAAGTTTTGGTGACAGGATGCTCCTCTGGAATTGGTTTGGCGGTGGCTGTCCGTCTTGCAAAAGATGAATTAAAGCGCTTCAAGG TAGTGGCCACTATGAGGGACCTGGATAGGAGAGAAGCTCTGGAGAAAGCAGCTGGAGAAAGcctcaacagatccctggagatCCGACAGCTGGATGCCACCTGTGAGGACTCCATCAGAGAGTGTGTCGACAGCTTGTCAGATCGACGAGTGGATGTGTTAG TGAATAATGCCGGTGTGGGTATGATTGGTCCTTTGGAGTGTCAGAGTGTAAGTGATATGCAGGATCTCTTCAACACTAACTTCTTTGGCCTGGTGAGACTGGTGAAGGAACTGCTGCCTGACATGAAGCAGCGTCAGAGTGGACACATCGTAGTGATGAGCAGCGTCATGGGCATCCAGG GACTACTTTTCAATGATGTATATGCTGCCTCTAAGTTTGCTGTAGAGGGGTTTTGTGAGAGTCTTGCTGTGCAAGCTATGAAGTTTAATGTCAA GATGACGTTAGTGGAGCCAGGCCCAGTTGTAACAGAGTTTGAGAAGAAAGTGTATGAAGAGGCAGAGAAGATGGATCTGTCAGAGACTGATGAGGAAACGGCTCGCATCTTCCGTCAGATCTACCTGCCATATTCACGTAAAATTTTTAACTCCATCGGGCAGACACCTGAGGACGTTGCAGAG CAAACTCTCCAGCTGATTGGCTCCAAGAACCCTCCATTTCGTCATCAGACCAATCGTTTGTACATGCCACTGACTGCCATGAAGCATGCTGACCCTACAGGGCAACTACCAATAGATGCATTCTATAAAATGATCTTCCAGCATGACCGTATGTTCAATGCTACTCTGAGTATTCTACGCATACTTCACAGGAGAATGGGTCAAGGTACTGCCTAA
- the LOC113042229 gene encoding retinol dehydrogenase 8 isoform X2, translating into MRDLDRREALEKAAGESLNRSLEIRQLDATCEDSIRECVDSLSDRRVDVLVNNAGVGMIGPLECQSVSDMQDLFNTNFFGLVRLVKELLPDMKQRQSGHIVVMSSVMGIQGLLFNDVYAASKFAVEGFCESLAVQAMKFNVKMTLVEPGPVVTEFEKKVYEEAEKMDLSETDEETARIFRQIYLPYSRKIFNSIGQTPEDVAEQTLQLIGSKNPPFRHQTNRLYMPLTAMKHADPTGQLPIDAFYKMIFQHDRMFNATLSILRILHRRMGQGTA; encoded by the exons ATGAGGGACCTGGATAGGAGAGAAGCTCTGGAGAAAGCAGCTGGAGAAAGcctcaacagatccctggagatCCGACAGCTGGATGCCACCTGTGAGGACTCCATCAGAGAGTGTGTCGACAGCTTGTCAGATCGACGAGTGGATGTGTTAG TGAATAATGCCGGTGTGGGTATGATTGGTCCTTTGGAGTGTCAGAGTGTAAGTGATATGCAGGATCTCTTCAACACTAACTTCTTTGGCCTGGTGAGACTGGTGAAGGAACTGCTGCCTGACATGAAGCAGCGTCAGAGTGGACACATCGTAGTGATGAGCAGCGTCATGGGCATCCAGG GACTACTTTTCAATGATGTATATGCTGCCTCTAAGTTTGCTGTAGAGGGGTTTTGTGAGAGTCTTGCTGTGCAAGCTATGAAGTTTAATGTCAA GATGACGTTAGTGGAGCCAGGCCCAGTTGTAACAGAGTTTGAGAAGAAAGTGTATGAAGAGGCAGAGAAGATGGATCTGTCAGAGACTGATGAGGAAACGGCTCGCATCTTCCGTCAGATCTACCTGCCATATTCACGTAAAATTTTTAACTCCATCGGGCAGACACCTGAGGACGTTGCAGAG CAAACTCTCCAGCTGATTGGCTCCAAGAACCCTCCATTTCGTCATCAGACCAATCGTTTGTACATGCCACTGACTGCCATGAAGCATGCTGACCCTACAGGGCAACTACCAATAGATGCATTCTATAAAATGATCTTCCAGCATGACCGTATGTTCAATGCTACTCTGAGTATTCTACGCATACTTCACAGGAGAATGGGTCAAGGTACTGCCTAA